One Mangrovimonas cancribranchiae DNA segment encodes these proteins:
- the greA gene encoding transcription elongation factor GreA — MSNVSYYTAEGLKNLREELNQLKDIERPKASQAIAEARDKGDLSENAEYDAAKEAQGLLEMKISKLEETLANARLIDESQLDTSKVLVLSKVKIKNQANGMEMNYTLVAESEADLASGKISVNSPIGKGLLGKSVGDVAEIQVPNGKINFEIIEISR, encoded by the coding sequence ATGAGTAACGTATCTTATTACACAGCCGAAGGATTAAAAAATTTAAGAGAAGAGTTAAATCAATTAAAAGATATCGAGCGTCCTAAAGCTTCTCAAGCTATTGCAGAAGCAAGAGATAAAGGCGATTTAAGTGAAAACGCCGAGTACGATGCCGCCAAAGAAGCCCAAGGCTTATTAGAAATGAAAATTTCTAAACTAGAAGAAACCTTAGCCAACGCTAGGTTAATAGACGAGTCGCAATTAGACACCTCAAAAGTATTAGTGCTTTCTAAGGTAAAAATTAAAAACCAAGCCAATGGTATGGAAATGAACTATACTTTGGTGGCCGAAAGTGAAGCCGATTTAGCCTCAGGAAAAATCTCGGTAAACTCGCCAATTGGTAAAGGGTTACTAGGGAAATCTGTAGGCGACGTAGCCGAAATACAAGTCCCTAACGGTAAGATTAATTTTGAGATTATTGAAATTTCAAGATAA
- a CDS encoding HIT family protein, with protein MASIFTKIINGDIPCYKIAETDEFFAFLDINPNSKGHTLCIPKKEVDKIFDLDEATYMGLMAFSRQVALAIEKVIPCERVGMSVIGLEVPHVHVHLIPLRSMEDAKFTSKDTLTPDEFQEVATAIKQAL; from the coding sequence ATGGCTTCTATATTTACAAAAATTATTAATGGCGATATACCATGCTATAAAATAGCCGAAACCGATGAGTTTTTTGCATTTTTGGATATAAACCCAAACTCTAAAGGACATACGTTGTGTATTCCTAAAAAAGAAGTCGATAAAATTTTTGATTTAGATGAAGCAACTTACATGGGGTTAATGGCATTTTCCAGACAGGTTGCCTTAGCTATAGAAAAAGTAATCCCTTGTGAACGTGTAGGCATGTCGGTTATTGGTTTGGAAGTACCACATGTGCATGTGCATTTAATTCCTCTGCGTTCTATGGAAGATGCTAAATTTACAAGTAAAGATACCTTAACTCCAGACGAATTTCAAGAGGTTGCTACTGCCATAAAACAAGCGCTGTAA